Genomic window (Magnolia sinica isolate HGM2019 chromosome 10, MsV1, whole genome shotgun sequence):
gtcgagtacttctagactcgtactctactcgtaatCTAAACGAGTCGTGGAAAcccgctcgtactcggctctaactgagacgagtcgagtacgagtcgagtattccgagtcgagtcgagcgagtactcgagccttagtctgctcgtgtacagctctagtcatTACAGATGCAAAACAAGCTTTTCTAACAAAGTCGTGAGTCGTGACTGGTGAACGGTTAATTGAATAGCCTCTCATATGAGAGGGTGGAACAGGTGCAAGAGATCTCGATAGACAACACACATGTTAGAGATCCGTGCACTTGTCAAGTAGTGCGCTATGTGAACATGCTAGCAATCAATGGTGGTTTGCTAATCATGCTAGTCAGACTTCCACGAACCATATTTTGTATCTAGAGCATGATTTTATGTTTGCACCATGTATATTAGTTATAACTCTCATCTATAAGGACTGCATATGAGGTTGGATTCAAGTTGGGTTGGATTGCCCAAGgactaaacccaaacccaacccaacccaacctgtgCTGGGTTCAGGATTTTCAACCCAAGACCAAACCCAACCTCAACCAAGGATGACCCAAAGTTTGGGTTGCTCTAATCAGGTTCGGGTTGACCCGACCCGAGTTGCACCCCTAGGCTCAAAGCCATGCTTCACTCTCCCTAGTGGTCTCACGCACCCCTTAAGCTAGGTCGCATTCCCTGCCCTGTGTGCTGCCAAGTGCACTCTTTTTTATCGTATCTAGTATGTTAGACATGACTATGCTGGAACCCCAAGTCCCAATCATGACAGTGTTGTAAGAAATTGCCCTACAGGGTAGTATATGCATAAGGCTACATGGCTATTTGAAGCAGATGCTTCTCAGGGTACATGATGCACATCCTTTACTGGTATCTCGACATCTAGATGGCCATATGAGACGCCTAAACACCAAAGCCTATCAGACTTATGAAGCACCAGAATGCTTTAGTCTGATCGATGATCCGGACACTCTAAAGATGAAGGACAGGGATTAGGATTCATGCATCATTTGCATAATGTTATTTTATACCATGTAACAAGCCAGTCTCTTGGTTCTTACCTTTTAATCAAGGTTTTTTCCCCAGGATTGTAATTAAGAGCTTATGCCAGATCACGGCTCGGAATGCATTATTTCCTAGAATTAATGAAAGCTTCTCAACAAGGCATTTTTGGGTACAAATATTGTCTCATtgacatcataatcaaaataaacTGAAATTGTAGCAATTGAAAGACAATTGTTGTGAAATCATGCAACAAAGATTGTTGGGATTGGGTTGTGAGATTTTTTTTCCGAAACTGATTGCTCTTTGATCCCAAGATCCTTAGGAAAAAGAAAATTCACGGGCAGTGGCACTACTAAAAAGTTTGACTCTTGATTATCCATAAGAGGGGTGGCTTGCAAAGGACTGGACGGAGCATCGAGCATCTGCGCAATTGTCATGAACAAAACTTTGGAGCTGAAGTTCCGAACCTCAGCATCCTTCATTGCAAGTGTATATTAGTCTATTCAACCCGCTTATACTGTTTCACAATTGTGTGGGCACTCTGGAAGTTCTTGTCCCCCCCCAATGTATCTTATTCTTATGGTATATATTATACATGTCTTATCTGAAAATGCTCTTGCTGGCATGGGCAAGAACAAGCATGCATACAGCCATGCACATTTATGGAAGTAGTTTGAACTTCAAACTTCTTGTTTCCTTGTAGGGGGATGCTTAATGATTACTTATATGCGGAATCATTTTCTCAGTCCAAATGGCATTGCTTGAGTTGGGGACCAAGGCGGATCAAACAAGTGAGTGCCTGCTCCCTTTAATAATCATTTTCCCCTGTTTTAGAACACAaggttttctttcattttcttaccTATACATCACACATGAACAATTGCTTGCCTGGTCTGATCTTTTACTCAAAACTGCCCTTGTGCAATTTCTTTTCGAGCTTGaggataaattgaaaatcaagcatgAAACCCAATACACAAATATTGAAATTCCTGGTAATCTTGGAAGTATATTGTAAACTACAACACACATACCGGAGGGAAACATATTATCCTTGTTTTGTAATTTATACTATCCAATAGATGCATGGCAGTACACACCCCAACTCGTGAAATCCCAACTGTTTGCCTTGATTAATTGTTGTAAAATTTAGGAGGGTCTTGTTTGAATCCTTGTTGTTGCAGAAATGTTGCTAAGTACCTAACAGAATACCAACCCAAAATATACTCAAAACTACATAAAATACTATTAAACCTATTCAATACCCATGCCTAAACCCTCACCTAAAGCCTGCTAAAACCCCCATAATAATTGATCCCAGAGATGGTAAATGTGAGGACCAGTTGGTCTGGGACAGACACATTTTTAGTGGGTCTCTCTATCTGGCAGGAAtcctaaataaaaagaaacatttTTAAGGGAGCTTTCTATGTGGCAGAGATACTTTTTTCCGCTGGATGGAGAGCCACTCAAAAACAATTGTGCTCCCTGGTTGGTGGAAAAACCATTTCCACCACCCTGGCAACCCTTGCTGAAGATTACTATTTTCGGGCTCTAATTATTCCAGACTCCTATTTCTGATTTTCATGAACTTCGGGACCATTTTGAAGCTCATTAGATAAGCTTTCCAATGAGACCTAGATCATGCTGATCTGAGGTCCTAGTCCAAGCATGAAGTTGTGGTTGAGATGACTGGAGGGTTTGTGCCAATTCTTTGTAGTGTTTTAGTAGAATTTACCAGAACTGCGAAAATTCAAATCGCTAACTCCATTTCCCTCCAAAAATTTGAGCAATTTCTGTCCAAATCAACCTTATAGCACATAGTTAGTCCCCCAACCCATCCTTGAATTATGCAATCTACCCCTCCATCTGGCTTTGGAAATTCCTGACCTACCCTGCAATCCACAAGATTTATACATGTTGCTTCATCTCATCCCTCCAAATTTGAATTCTCTTGTAATCTTTTCTATCACTAAATTTCCCTCTCAATCCAACTTCCACATCAACAGCTCCTCTTGTGATGTTTATCTATCATCCCCAAGGTACCTACCTTTTAGAAAGCCATCTAGGTTCCTTCAAGTACCTCTTTAGCCAACTAGCTCTATAGGAATAGACCCTTCTCTCTCAGAAGGGGTCTTGCATCCTTGAAttcttaagcctaaacctaaggAGAACAACTATCACAGCCACTCAACAGCCCTTACCTAAAAACTCTGCAACAACAGACGACAATTCAGCAAGATCAGAGAAGAAAGCAAATGGTTTTCGATTCAGATCTAGAGTACTTGGAGGATTTCCCAGCTGAGAATGCTAAGCAGTATGCCTCAGCCTATGAGCTTTGAGACGCATCTCCGGTAACTGTAGTTAGAAACCTCCTTGGTCTCGAGATCCTCCCATTCCAATTGCAAATTCAAGCTCAAAAGAGGCAAGCAAGACCCTTTTTTGTAGCTCAGCCATTGAGTTTGCAAGAACCACAATCTACAAAAGCAAATTGCACTTGTCCCGATGTTTAGAGCAAGATGGGTGTGGGATATTAAAATGTAATAGTTAACCACTTGAAAGTATTTCTATGAATGTGTCTGCCTATTGGGCCCCTTGAAGTTATTTTGTCCAACACCCTATGCATGTCAAACACTGACACGTACATCCTTGTTTTAAGTTACAAACATGAAACTGATGTTATTAGGGAATCTAATAAAACTTTTTAGTGATAATTCCTACTATCATGAAAATGTTTCAAACCAAGAAGTGGGGCATTTTTGGATCAGGCACTTCTTCGTAAGGGCGTGAGTGAAGCAGATGCAGAGAAGGCAATGAAGCAGGTGTTTGAAAACAATGACTCTGATGGGAACCGGGATATAATTCTAGGCATGTCAAAGGTTTCGATGGATCGCCTCTTAACTCAGGCCTCCAAACAATGGCTGCGGGGTCAAGATGTGCCGCTTGAGACACGTAAATCAAGGATTTTGAGGTGGCTGCAGTACCGCGGGTTCAATTGGCAAGTTACCAACTTCATCTTGAGGAAGTTGGAGTCCCAATATCCACCCTAGAGCATGTTAGCATTCACACAACCCAACCGGACTGCCAATGATTCAATGCCCACTCACTTGTGATTAATGGTCATGGTTGTTGATCGTATCATTTTTTTAGTTCCTTCAAAACATTGGATTGATTAGAGAAATATGGGCATAGCTATTGATGACTTGAGAATCTTTCAGCCCATTCCTGTAGTTTCATCTTACTCAATTCAAGCTTACCATTTCATGGATGGTATCCATCTGATATGCAAATGTATATATATGCCCATGTGTATGTACTCTCATGTGATCTATATACGTGATTCGGCTTGTTCTGGCATCGTCATGTATTTTATCACGTGTACAACTGAAAATGTGTGTTTCTGATCATTTACAATCTTAATGGAAATTCACTGGGACCCACGGCTTGCGTGAAGAATCTTATTCAGTGCGTGAACATGCATTTCAATCTTCCACACCTAGGCATGCATAAGGATATCTCTAAACTCTATGCACAAGGGATGATACTCTTAGAATAGTTTTACGAATCAGAGGAACTACAGCTAATATTGGCATCGAGTGGTTTCTCTTTTCATTCATTACTGCTATTTGTGTCACAGACGGTTAGCTTCTTGGTTGGCTTCTTGAAGAGCATGGAAGACTTCCAAGTCTTCAATTTCTGCAGCATGTTAGTGCCAGGAAGCCTTCCTCTTAaaatcctgatttttttttttgttgggattCACCTTCTATTCTATTTCTATCTAGGGTCTTTGAATTCATAGTTCTCGTCCGAGGTTTCTTATTTCTCCTTTCCTAGTGTCTCCATGTGTTCTACAGTAACTGAAGACTGAAATTCAGAGTTCTCTCTATCTTCTCTGTTTCTTCTAGAGTATTGAAATTCAAAGGCTGCAATTGGATGCACAGACAAAGTGGATTGCaaagaggaaatgacaaaatTTGAAATCACTTCCCAGCATTTTTACTGATTGAAATAGCCCTCAAATTTCAGTTACATCTCATTCACGTGCGACTTGAAAGCAACTTGCTTGCATGATTGGAGCCAAAACCTTCGTATGGATGCTAAGGAAGGAAATCACAATTTCGCTGGTTCCACTTTATTagactaataattgcaattcGATTTGATACTGCATCCAGACTCACCGTTGGTTTACTTTTGCTgaaaggccattgatcaatggttagTATTTGTTGGGTTGGTGTGACGTTAGCATGGTAGCCCAagaaatgtgtgttggacattATGAATAGTCTAGATCAGTGAATTGGACTAAGTGTCGCAATGtgactaggagcactataacttattgtgctctgagagcattggagcatttctctatTAGCAAGCAGATGATGATTGGCTTGTTGGTTAGAGCATTGCTCCTGCATGTTTTTACTTTTGTGTTGGAATGCTTTGCAAGTGAGTCACTTGCTTCAAGTCATGTTGAGTAAAGTTGAGTGAGTCATgctgagtcgagtcaactcatcTGAGTTGGAGTAGAGTTACCAAAATTCTATGACTTAAAAGTTAAACCACCGTTTTGCTAAGGTGGTCCCAAGCCTTGGCGCATGTGGAATTTGCTCTGGCTTTTAACTCAATGCATGTGGAGCCTATTGTCTGGTAGTGGTTGTCCTAGACAAGTGATCTGATATTCACCTCTGTAGATAGGTGATACATAAAAAATCTCCCAAACTGGAAGATTGTAAGATTTCAAATCGTTGGTCTAAGGGCTAGGATCTTTCCAGTCCAATGTATCTTTCATACATGCATAGGGGCCAATCAGATCAGTGGTGCGGATCTCTGAATCATGGGCCACAGAGAACTGTACATTTTCTGAGTCTCGGGACCGTTTACCTTTTAAACAAAGGGCTAGTGCcttaggctctctctctctctctctctcagatgagTATTATAGTAACCTCAGAGTAGTATTTCTTTAGCAAGAAgtctctttctatttctctctccTCACATGCATCTTTCTGCATTGAAGAGGCCGGTAAGGTTGGCAGCACGAGGCCACATGAGAGCGCTTTGCTGGAAAGACAGACAGAAGACTTcatttgattctctctctctctctctctctctctctctctctctctctctctctctcaaacatcaGTTATTAAATATGAGAACTTCTCCAGGGCTCTCCATGTTACAGAGCCCCTAGTTCCATGGGGACACTTAGTCCATTCtgttgatctggactgttcatcaagtccagAGCATATTTCATGGgatctgacaaatattaaccatttgatcaaatggtgtttatttatttatttaaattatggACGGTCAAGACTATTTATGAAATCCTATGTGCAATCAACAATCTGATCTGTCTATTTGTTAAGGCccgtcatggattgcttatgattctaaagaaccaCTTTTGTTAGGCATTTGTAACCATCTAATCCATTGCTAGAAAAAAAGGAGATGActgtagaaaataaggccaaatcaatgatggattggatcatccgatcagtgtaAGTTTTGAATGGAAACATAATAATTGTGTTTTGGACGTACTGGACCATTCAGATCGATGGATCGGACCGTCCAAGTAAACTGATGCAACTacgagcactataagttatggtgctctcagagcactggAACATTTATAATTAAATATTGATATGGTCCAAACGCCCCCCCCAATCATTGCACCAACTTCCACACCCtagcccatctctctctctctctcacttcccaaAACATCCCACCTAGCAGTAATTACACACTCCGATGCAACCTcatcccaaaaaaagaaaaaagaaaaaaaagattccAATCCCACCTCATTTCCCTGGTTTTCTATTGTATTTGAAGTTTTTACCATGATTTTTATATTGGAGGGATGCTGCATTATCCTCCACCTGAATGTGTATATTTTGCATTTGTACAGATGGGCCTCATAGTTCAGTTATCTGAACCGTTGTTCTGATGGGTCACACCATGGATGGGCTGTGCCTTGAAAATCAACCAACCTGTAGCCATATCCATCCTTTTTCAGCTTAGTGGACCATAACCATTATTTTAACATCACCTTTTGAAAGGTGAGGATTGTTCTATAGAAGTGATGTTTGGATCGTATGGGTCCTACCAGATTAACAGTGTAGgtaactgaaccatgggccccacctgtgtatACTGTATACTGATTGGATGGAGGACTATAGAGGAAGTATTTGATATACTGTTGCTTGAGCATGTGTACTTAATTTAGACCATCCAAAATGAGGGCCCCACTAGTTGGGTAGTAGCCAAAATGTTACACCTATCAGATGATCATTACCACCCTATCAATGGACGTTTGCCCACTGCATTGAGGTGATTAACGTTTCTGTACATGTCCACTCGATGACCGCCAATTGAacagttaggattgtttgatcaagaCTGGTTTTTCATCCTATGACCCATACACAATGGGCCTGTGATATGGATGGTCTTGATTGAGTACATGTATGCAGTGCATGTGGCGGATGCCCGCATGAGAATGGTCCCCCACATTCTGCCAGAGTGTCATAATCATTCCTCTCAACAAATAAGAAATACacaaaaataattttattgaaatTTACAAGAACCCAATAAGAGAAATTACACGTGTTTTTTTTCTCTTACACCTCATATTGTTGGATCTCGGCAATCTCTCATATTTTCACTGCTTTCTCAACCTCCTGCCATTTTGCTGGGTCCTGTTACAATACGCATGGTGTGCAGTGCACATACATCTCCTTCCCCTAGTCACTCTCATTTTCAACTAATAACTGGAAGAATTAGAGAAAGCAAAAGAGCAATTAGAAGAACCTTGCAAAACCATCCTCTTAGCTGTAGGAGAGCCCACAGCTGTTGATTCGCCCTTCGATGCATCCGCCTCCAATCGCTGTTCAATCTCCATGCGCCGAATCTCCTTTAGCAACGCAACCACGTCCTTCATTGTTGGACGGTCGTTGGGCCGATTGCTAATGCACAGAACTGCGAGCGCGAGCGCCTGAAGCATTTCTTGTATTATCGAGTCTGGTCGGCCCCGGAGCCTTGAGTCTAGCACGTCGAATGGGTCCCGCTTGCTTTGCAAGTGGTCCCTTATCCACTGAACCAAGTGCGCCCCACCGGGTAATGATGGATCTAATGGGTGCCGTCCTGTTAAGACCTCTAGCAGAACTACGCCATAGCTGTATACATCGCTCATCTCCGTGATCCGTTGCATCGACGCGTATTCTGAAAATATATATACCAAAATTGGATTAATCAACTAAGCTTATTGTTAGCCTTCAATgtgaaaacaacaacaacaacaacaacaatggaAAACTATGGATTCCCGTAGAAATGGAAAACTATGGATTTCAATGGCAAATTTGCAAAATTTGCATTTTTTTCCTGTTGAAACCGTTGGGAAAGAAAGTCAAAatgcaaagtggggtccacttgtttgCTTTCCCTGCCTTAGAAATTGATTTAAGatctttttttgggggggggggaagaaaaaaagaagaaaacttaAAAAATATATTCACCCATCTTTTTTCTGCAAACAGAAGAAAGTAGTGTTCTGTTTCCTATCCAAGATTTTCTATGTTCTCTTAAACAGTGCCATGAAGATTAGGggggaaaagagagaagaattACCAGGAGCCATGTATCCGTAAGACCCAGCAATGTGAGTAGAAGCTCTAGAATCCAATTTGGAAGAATCATCACCACCATTCACAGTCCTGGCCAGCCCAAAATCTGCCAAGTATGGCTCAAACATGGGTCCCAGCAACACGTTCATGGCCTTCACATCTCCATGCATGATTGCGGGCACGCAGTCGTGGTGCATGTATGCGAGCGCATGGCCCACCCCCAACAAGATCTCGTACCTCATTTCCCACTCGGCCACGCACTTCCCACCGGCCCCGTGGAGGAGGGCACTGAGGCTCCCGTTCGGGTGGTAGTCGTAGAACAATAGCTTCGTGCTATTATTTGCGCACCACCCCAGGAGCCGCACAATATTCCGGTGCCGGATCGATCCAAGTGCTTGGATCTCCGACTGAAATGCACCTGAAGCTTCTGATGACCACATCCTCTTAACTGCTAGCATCGGTCCGTTCGGGACTGCAACCCTGTAGACCACCCCAGAGCTCCCTGTGCCGATCACATTGGCAGATGTTAGATTTCTCACGACGTCGTCAACTGAGAAGTTGAGCTTCTGATAGAGTGTCATCTCCCATGCGTCATCTGCTGGCAGTCCACCGTTGTGGCCCACACGTGCACGAACTAACATGTATAGCGCCAGCAGGAGTACCACGGCGCTAGCGCTGACAAGGACGGACATTGCCAGCTTCAATGCTGTTGTTGCCTCCCTGGTGGGACCTACATGGATGTCAGGCCCCACACGACCTGGGATGTAGAGCCCATGGTTGCCTGCAAGGTCGCTCAGTGGGAGCTTCCGGAAGAATGGGGTGTCAGGCAGTTCGCCGGAGAAGCCATTGTAGGATATGTTGAGGGCAACAAGATTTTGAAGTGTGGTGAGGACATCGACGCTGCCTGTGAGCTCGTTGTGTGAGAGGTCGAGGATCCCAAGCTTGTCGAGGCCAGAGAAGTGGAGTGGAATCTCACCAGAGAGCTGGTTACAGCTGAGGTTGAGAGAGATCTCGAGCGCTGGGATCTGACCCAGTTCTGGTGGTATTTCACCTGAAAAACTGTTGTCACCGAGATCTAACAGCTGTAGCTTACTGCAAGACCTGAGCTCCGCTGGAATTCTGCCGGACAGTCGGTTTCTACCAAGAACAAGCTTAGTCAACTGAGCTAATGCCCCAAGACTGGGAGTCAAGGGCCCTGAAAGTCTGTTATCGGAAGCATCGATGACTTGTAGGCTTTTTGGCAGCGTTTCAGGCAAGGATCCCACAATTGCATTTGAATGTAAGTCTAGAAATTGAAGATTATCACACCCAGAGATCAATGGTGGGATCTGCCCTACTAACCGGTTGCTGCCCAGATCAAGAAAATTCAAATTCTTCAGGCTCCCAATCTCGGCAGGGATGGGCCCCACGAGCCGGTTGTTGCTCACTCGGAAGCGGAAAAGGTTTGTGCAGTTCCCGATCTCGGGCAGTAAAAAACCCGACAAGTCGTTGGAAATAAGCAACAGCTTGGTGAGATTCTGCAACTCGAAAATCTGTTTTGGGATTGGGCCCGATAGATTGTTGCAAGACAGATCGAGCGCCTGAAGATTTCCGCACTCGGCGAGACTATCTGGAAGACTCCCGGTGAGCTTGTTCTGCCATGCGAAGAACAGAGTCAGGTTCTTCAGTTTCCCGAATTCATTCGGAATCTCGCCTGAGATGTCATTGTTGTCGACTTCAAGATGAGTTAGAGCGGTGCAGTTCAAAATTTCAGGCGGTATTGGACCAGAAATCTGATTGACGCTGAGCTGAAGTCCTTGAAGATTTGAAATGTTTCCTAAGCTTTTGGGAATTCTTCCAGACAAGAGATTTATGGATAGATCGACGACCGTCAGCTCCCTGCAGCTTCCAAGCTCAAAGGGAATCGTACCCACCAAGCTGTTCTGCCACAAGAGGAGATTCTGAAGCTTTCGGAGCTTCCCGAGTTGAGTTGGTATGGGACCCGAGATCGAATTCTGATACAAATACAAGTTCTGCAGATTGGTGCAGTTTCCGAGCTCTTCCGGGATGGGACCTGATAAAAAAGCGGTGTAAATCTTTATCGTTTGAATCCGCTTCAGCTGTCCGATTGATGGAGGCAGACTACCAGATATTCCTGTTTCTGCAAGACCCAACATCACCAAATTGCTGCAGTTTCCAATCTCTAAAGGCAATTCACCTTTGAGATTCTGATTCCCACCAGCCCGGAAGACTTCGAGCTTACGTAAGCTCCCAATGCTttttgggatttcaccactgaggTGATTGTCGAAGAGCGTTAGATGCAAGAGACTCGAAAGATTTCCAATATCCAAAGGAATCCCACCTTCAAGCATATTCGAATTGAGGTAGAGACTCTCCAGCTTCGAAAGCGTGCAAATCTCGACTGGAATCTCCCCCGAAATTGCGTTGTTACTGAGATCAATGAAAACTAATTCGGCATACTCCCCGAACTCTTTCGGAATTGGGCCGGTGAGATTCGTGGCTGTAAGAACAAGATATTCCAATGACTTGAGGGACTGGAAATTCGAAGGCAATGAGCCTCGCAAGTCGATTGACTGCAAGCTGATTCGGGCCACTTCCAAATTCGAATTGCAGACGATTCCGAACCAATTGCATGGATTTGGGTCCAATGGATTCCATGTTTTGAATGCATCTGTGGAGGGGCTGAGGCTGTTTTTCCATGAGAGGAGAGCAAGGCCCTGTTCATCTATGGAGAAGCAAGAGATGGAAAGGAGAGAGAACacggagagaaggagagaggaagagaaggtgTTGGGATTTGGGGGCATTGCTGGTGGATGGATGGAGAGAAGAGAAGGGAAGAGCAGATGATCTGTTTTGGGATTGTAGAGGGAAGAACCCCATGTTTTGTTTATAGTAGAAATGCAGGAGATCTGGATCCATGAGCAGCTTCCTTTTGTGTGCTTGATTTTTTTAATGTCATtgcattgtttttattttattttattttcagccattggatgcaGATGGGGTTTTTGGTTTTTTATCTGTCTGGTGATTGATTAAAGGCTGGAGATTTAATTTTGGCTGGGGTGGTCataattcagtgatccaaactgtttatatggtgggccacagcagATTCAATACCCAGAAATAGAAAAGAAATCTCATATTGTTTTGTGGGCGGCCATTGATTTAGAGTTTAGAATATTTCCGCTGTTTCATGGCCGTTGATCAAaagtttaggatcttccaatttggaagaTTTCAAGGCTGCCAGCGTAAGCTACATGTAGCTTGTCAgaccaatggcttggatcaatgTATTCTATGAATGTGGGAAACCTCTTGTTACTGGTTGGTATATGGGTCAGGTGTTATACCTGCAATCAATCTGGGCAATGGTTTGGATAGGTCCAAGATGAATTGCACATGATCCTAAGATCAATCCCATTGGATGATCAAATTCATCTAAGGGCCTGCAAGATGGACGGTGAGACCGATTTATCTCTCACCATTCCCTTAAGCGGATGGCTTTGATTATCTTCCATGGTGGGCGTGTCCTATCCAACGATCATCGCTGCCCACAACAGGGATTGGTTGGCCCCACAGTGGAATTTGCTGAAGTGAGGTTTGCTAGGTCCAGAATGCCCATCATGCTACTGttggagctgtgtgggcccaatcGTGAtgtagaggaatgctcacctgcgcccCTTCTTACGTGAGCAGCTGCGCgcgcctttgcacatgtgtcatgggcacagaatctgaaccgtccacgtgatgcggcacctcTTGAAACCTTAcaggcccaactttcagcccgatccaaaactctggtgggccatggaaaaaggaaacagtttcctccattgatttgcatttctctttgctatggcccactagatcttggatcaggctgaaaattgggcccatagagtttgaaggggtgctgcatcatgtggaccgttcagattctgtgcccataacacgtgtgcaaaggtgcgcacggctgctcacgtaagaaggtgcgcaggtgagtaTTCTTCTCGTGATGTATGGGGTGGACGTGGATTGTCCAGTGGCAGCTGGTCGGTGccctgtgggtccaccatgatgtatgtgtttcatccatgccgtccatccatttttccagttcattttatgatatgatcccaaaattgacgtagatccaagtctcaagtggatcacatcacaggaaacaatgttgattgaacgcctaccattaaaaacttcttgggggcattttttttttttttttggatcaagctgatatttgttatttctcttcatccaggtctttatgaactaatcaacaggttggatgtcaaataaacgttacagtggaccctgtgaggtttttaatggtgtacattcaatcactactgttttcctgtggtgtggtccacttgagatttatatgtactcatttttggggtcaagccctaaaatgatctggaaaaatggatggaacggcgtggataaaatacatacataattgTAGGGCCCAGAGAGCACAGACCAGTAGCCACCTCGCCAATACTACtcgcagcgtcactagccaaaacGCGTCCGTGCAGGTAgaggtgtgtgggccccaccgtgatgtataggtaAAATCCAATTTCAGGCCTAGATTCCAAAATGACGCGGGAACCAAACTTAGGTGAGCAACAAGAAACAGAACAGTCGAGGACATTGGTGAGGGTGATGCCTACCATAGAAACTTCAAgatgaaatatattatttatGGTAATCCACCATCTATGTATGtagcatccaaaccattcataaggtccgGGATGATGGGGTCACACCAAATATCAGCcattcaaaaactcaagtgggccacaccatgtgaatataTTGGCTTTAGGCATGATTCTACAATGGTGCATggcacttgaattttagatcaggatgaTTCTTAGGATGTATGGTGAAGATGAGGTGATACACCATATGCATGGTTTGCatttcacatgcacatcatgATTGAACCCCACCCAACTCGAGTGCATGGTAACTTCACATAGTTCAAAGACGTGTCAACAAAACCCATCCATCAGCATCTTAACATTATGGggtgtttgtttttttaattcaCATG
Coding sequences:
- the LOC131257895 gene encoding LRR receptor-like serine/threonine-protein kinase RGI3, producing the protein MPPNPNTFSSSLLLSVFSLLSISCFSIDEQGLALLSWKNSLSPSTDAFKTWNPLDPNPCNWFGIVCNSNLEVARISLQSIDLRGSLPSNFQSLKSLEYLVLTATNLTGPIPKEFGEYAELVFIDLSNNAISGEIPVEICTLSKLESLYLNSNMLEGGIPLDIGNLSSLLHLTLFDNHLSGEIPKSIGSLRKLEVFRAGGNQNLKGELPLEIGNCSNLVMLGLAETGISGSLPPSIGQLKRIQTIKIYTAFLSGPIPEELGNCTNLQNLYLYQNSISGPIPTQLGKLRKLQNLLLWQNSLVGTIPFELGSCRELTVVDLSINLLSGRIPKSLGNISNLQGLQLSVNQISGPIPPEILNCTALTHLEVDNNDISGEIPNEFGKLKNLTLFFAWQNKLTGSLPDSLAECGNLQALDLSCNNLSGPIPKQIFELQNLTKLLLISNDLSGFLLPEIGNCTNLFRFRVSNNRLVGPIPAEIGSLKNLNFLDLGSNRLVGQIPPLISGCDNLQFLDLHSNAIVGSLPETLPKSLQVIDASDNRLSGPLTPSLGALAQLTKLVLGRNRLSGRIPAELRSCSKLQLLDLGDNSFSGEIPPELGQIPALEISLNLSCNQLSGEIPLHFSGLDKLGILDLSHNELTGSVDVLTTLQNLVALNISYNGFSGELPDTPFFRKLPLSDLAGNHGLYIPGRVGPDIHVGPTREATTALKLAMSVLVSASAVVLLLALYMLVRARVGHNGGLPADDAWEMTLYQKLNFSVDDVVRNLTSANVIGTGSSGVVYRVAVPNGPMLAVKRMWSSEASGAFQSEIQALGSIRHRNIVRLLGWCANNSTKLLFYDYHPNGSLSALLHGAGGKCVAEWEMRYEILLGVGHALAYMHHDCVPAIMHGDVKAMNVLLGPMFEPYLADFGLARTVNGGDDSSKLDSRASTHIAGSYGYMAPEYASMQRITEMSDVYSYGVVLLEVLTGRHPLDPSLPGGAHLVQWIRDHLQSKRDPFDVLDSRLRGRPDSIIQEMLQALALAVLCISNRPNDRPTMKDVVALLKEIRRMEIEQRLEADASKGESTAVGSPTAKRMVLQGSSNCSFAFSNSSSY